The Dehalogenimonas sp. 4OHTPN genome window below encodes:
- the glgB gene encoding 1,4-alpha-glucan branching protein GlgB — translation MPHETESGFGTSATRLYENFGAHLTISADGVPGASFQVWAPNADAVSVIGDFNGWNHSSHPLSIDRQSGIWRGFIPGVNKGHLYKYRICRRDGDYIADKSDPFAFHTETPPGTASVVWDNLYRWHDRKWMAERGKMLSTDTPVAIYEVHLGSWRRNNGRCLGYREIALQLADYVLDMKFTHVELMPVMEHPFYGSWGYQVTGFFAPTARYGTPQDFMYLVDYLHQRGIGVIMDWVPSHFPDDAHGLTFFDGTHLYEHRDPRQRVHPEWHSLLFNYGRKEVRDFLCASALFWLEKYHIDGLRVDGVASMLYLDYGRKQGEWLANRLGGRENLEAVEFLRQMNTLISRDFEDVQTIAEESTSWPLVSRPVQQGGLGFGYKWDMGWMNDTLRYMALDPPFRSFQHHQLTFRGMYSGSESFILPLSHDEVVHGKASLLSKMPGDDWQKYAGLRLMLGYQYSLNAKKLLFMGGEFGQRGEWNHDAELEWRLLDFEPHRGIQKWTADLNHLYRSEPSLHQLDCHEDGFEWINPDDSSNCVLAFMRKAPGCAPVVVVCNFTPAVHHHYRVGVPEAGLYLELLNSDAEIYGGSGQGNLSCVGSQSEPRHGRPHSLDLTLPPLAVIFLKRRS, via the coding sequence ATGCCGCATGAAACAGAATCCGGTTTTGGAACCAGCGCCACCCGGCTTTATGAAAATTTCGGTGCCCATTTAACTATCTCCGCAGACGGAGTCCCGGGCGCATCGTTCCAGGTTTGGGCGCCGAATGCCGATGCCGTCTCGGTGATCGGTGATTTCAACGGCTGGAATCATTCATCACATCCCCTCAGCATTGACCGGCAATCAGGAATCTGGAGAGGTTTCATACCGGGAGTAAACAAGGGGCACCTTTACAAATACCGGATATGCCGGCGGGATGGGGATTACATCGCGGATAAATCTGATCCTTTTGCTTTTCATACCGAAACGCCGCCAGGAACGGCATCCGTGGTCTGGGATAACCTTTATCGCTGGCATGACCGGAAATGGATGGCAGAGCGGGGGAAAATGCTTTCAACAGATACGCCTGTCGCCATCTATGAAGTCCATCTCGGTTCATGGCGCAGGAATAACGGCCGCTGTCTCGGGTATCGAGAAATCGCCCTCCAATTAGCGGATTACGTCCTTGATATGAAATTTACCCACGTTGAACTGATGCCGGTCATGGAGCATCCTTTTTACGGTTCCTGGGGCTATCAAGTGACCGGGTTTTTCGCGCCGACCGCGCGTTACGGAACGCCGCAGGATTTCATGTACCTGGTGGATTACCTGCATCAGCGAGGCATCGGCGTCATCATGGACTGGGTGCCGTCTCATTTCCCAGACGACGCCCACGGCCTGACATTTTTCGACGGCACCCATCTCTATGAGCACCGAGACCCCAGGCAGCGTGTACATCCCGAATGGCACAGCCTGCTTTTCAACTACGGCCGTAAAGAAGTCAGGGATTTCCTTTGCGCCAGCGCCCTTTTTTGGCTGGAAAAATACCATATTGACGGGTTGCGGGTAGACGGCGTCGCCTCGATGCTGTATCTGGATTACGGGCGCAAGCAGGGAGAATGGCTGGCCAATCGGCTCGGCGGCCGGGAAAATCTTGAGGCGGTTGAGTTTTTACGGCAAATGAATACCCTGATTTCCCGGGATTTTGAAGACGTACAAACCATCGCGGAAGAATCCACCTCGTGGCCGTTAGTCTCCCGCCCGGTTCAACAGGGAGGTTTGGGGTTCGGTTATAAATGGGATATGGGATGGATGAACGACACTCTGCGTTATATGGCGCTAGATCCGCCTTTTCGTTCTTTCCAGCACCATCAATTGACGTTCCGGGGTATGTATTCCGGTTCAGAATCATTCATTCTGCCGCTGTCACACGATGAGGTAGTGCACGGTAAAGCGTCGCTGCTGTCAAAGATGCCTGGCGATGACTGGCAAAAATACGCCGGTTTGAGGCTGATGCTTGGATATCAATACTCCTTGAACGCCAAAAAACTGCTGTTCATGGGCGGTGAGTTCGGCCAGCGCGGCGAATGGAACCACGATGCTGAACTTGAGTGGCGCCTCCTTGATTTTGAACCGCACCGCGGTATCCAGAAGTGGACTGCTGACTTGAATCATCTGTATCGAAGCGAACCAAGCCTGCATCAGTTGGATTGCCATGAAGACGGCTTTGAGTGGATCAACCCCGATGATTCAAGCAATTGCGTGTTGGCATTTATGCGCAAAGCCCCCGGCTGTGCCCCGGTCGTGGTTGTCTGTAATTTCACGCCAGCGGTCCATCATCATTATCGCGTCGGCGTACCGGAAGCAGGGTTGTATCTAGAACTGCTTAATAGCGATGCCGAGATTTACGGCGGCAGCGGCCAAGGCAATTTAAGCTGCGTAGGTTCTCAATCAGAACCGCGGCATGGCCGTCCGCACTCGCTTGATCTTACCCTGCCGCCTTTGGCAGTTATATTTCTAAAGCGCCGGTCGTGA
- a CDS encoding hydrogenase maturation protease — MSDVALPTTDTAARPRILILGVGNILLSDEGAGVEVINILNQCKLPEHIELVDGATRAMELADIIRGRDKVIIADAIAAGSEPGAVFRFGIDQLAELRQMSVSVHDIGVHEAVFQLRLLGELPLDIVFYGIQPDSLALGEGLTPKVKAAVEMVKEFILRDLAIS, encoded by the coding sequence ATGAGCGATGTAGCACTTCCGACTACCGATACTGCGGCGCGGCCTCGGATCCTGATCCTTGGCGTCGGTAATATCCTCCTTTCCGACGAGGGCGCAGGGGTAGAAGTTATAAATATATTAAATCAATGCAAGCTGCCTGAACATATTGAATTGGTTGACGGAGCGACCAGGGCAATGGAGCTTGCTGATATCATACGCGGCCGCGACAAAGTGATTATTGCGGATGCAATTGCCGCCGGTTCTGAACCAGGGGCGGTATTCCGGTTCGGCATCGATCAACTGGCGGAATTGCGGCAGATGAGTGTTTCAGTACATGACATCGGCGTGCACGAAGCCGTATTTCAATTGCGGCTTTTAGGCGAATTGCCTCTGGATATTGTCTTCTACGGCATCCAACCGGATAGCTTAGCATTGGGCGAAGGACTTACCCCGAAAGTTAAAGCCGCGGTTGAAATGGTTAAAGAGTTCATCCTCCGGGATCTCGCAATCTCATAA
- a CDS encoding lysophospholipase — translation MRYLEGDFNISKGQALYYQAWLPDSRFKAVVVLVHGLADHSGRYNNVIDYLVPKGYSVWSYDQRGHGKSPGKRCYIDRFADLTGDLSRFVDFVRQENPSLPLFIIGHSLGALEAAFYSTCHPTWVTGAVLSGLVLKAGESITKRTLKLVKTLSVIIPRLGVRQLECAGISRDENVVKNYIGDPLVFTGKIPARTGAEMLDAMSNVQALSAKIKLPVLLMHGASDRLAEPSGSQLFYNSIASTDKELHFFPGCYHEIFNEPCHDFVLGTMIRWLDKHTLV, via the coding sequence ATGCGTTATCTTGAAGGGGATTTTAACATCAGCAAGGGGCAAGCGCTGTATTATCAGGCTTGGTTGCCAGATAGCAGGTTTAAAGCTGTTGTCGTGCTGGTACACGGACTGGCTGATCACTCAGGCAGGTACAACAACGTGATTGATTACCTGGTTCCCAAGGGCTACTCCGTCTGGAGTTATGACCAGCGCGGGCATGGGAAATCTCCAGGCAAGCGCTGTTATATCGATCGGTTCGCCGATTTAACCGGCGATCTCAGCCGTTTTGTTGATTTTGTAAGGCAAGAAAACCCCAGCCTGCCGCTGTTCATCATCGGCCATAGCTTAGGGGCGCTGGAGGCGGCTTTTTACAGCACGTGCCACCCAACATGGGTCACCGGTGCTGTGCTGTCCGGCCTAGTGCTCAAAGCTGGTGAAAGCATCACAAAGCGAACCTTAAAATTAGTAAAAACACTTTCTGTCATCATTCCTCGTCTCGGTGTGAGACAACTTGAGTGCGCAGGGATTAGCCGGGACGAGAATGTTGTTAAAAATTACATTGGAGATCCACTGGTTTTTACTGGCAAGATACCGGCCCGTACGGGTGCTGAAATGCTTGACGCCATGTCGAACGTTCAAGCATTGTCTGCGAAGATCAAGTTGCCGGTCCTTCTCATGCACGGCGCTTCCGATCGTTTGGCGGAGCCTTCCGGCAGCCAACTTTTCTATAATTCCATCGCATCTACCGACAAAGAACTTCACTTCTTCCCCGGCTGCTACCACGAAATTTTCAACGAGCCTTGCCACGATTTCGTGCTGGGAACGATGATCCGCTGGCTGGACAAGCATACATTGGTCTAG
- a CDS encoding ROK family protein — MMDLNSVVLGIDLGGTKILSAAVDRQGKVICRDLTATPVASGPPGVIATINESARRAIRHNPNDIKAVGLAVAGLVESANGIVHTSPNLPGWNDVSITLELASTFGKPVFTINDAHAAAIGELKYGAGRGCRHFIFITLSTGIGGGLVLDGNIYEGFSGFGGEIGHMVVDDDGPECGCGNRGCWEILASGKALEREARRRIASGEPTSILSYCRPEPGGEPGRAQIDCLNAKTIHTAAIGGDILALELIKHHAYYVGVGLANIVNIFNPERVIIGGGLSNMGDLLLKPAIEEAARRAFKQSFKAVRFMTAELGADAGVIGAAALAWKNLM, encoded by the coding sequence ATGATGGATCTGAATTCTGTGGTTCTCGGCATAGATCTTGGTGGTACCAAAATCCTTTCGGCCGCAGTTGACAGGCAAGGAAAGGTAATCTGCCGTGACCTGACTGCCACACCCGTCGCTTCCGGTCCCCCGGGCGTGATAGCAACAATCAACGAGTCGGCAAGACGGGCTATCAGGCACAATCCCAATGACATCAAAGCTGTCGGTCTCGCAGTTGCCGGTTTGGTTGAATCGGCCAATGGCATTGTCCATACTTCTCCTAATTTACCCGGGTGGAATGACGTTTCTATCACCCTGGAGCTAGCCTCAACCTTCGGCAAACCGGTCTTCACTATCAACGATGCCCATGCCGCCGCGATCGGCGAGCTTAAATACGGCGCCGGACGCGGCTGCCGGCACTTCATATTTATCACCCTTTCCACCGGAATTGGAGGCGGTCTGGTTCTCGACGGGAATATTTACGAAGGCTTCAGCGGCTTCGGTGGTGAGATTGGCCATATGGTCGTCGACGATGATGGACCGGAATGTGGCTGTGGGAACCGGGGTTGCTGGGAGATCCTCGCCTCCGGTAAAGCTCTCGAGCGGGAAGCCCGCCGTCGCATCGCATCAGGTGAACCAACATCGATTTTATCATACTGTCGTCCCGAACCTGGTGGAGAACCTGGGCGGGCGCAGATCGATTGCCTCAATGCCAAAACCATCCACACCGCCGCTATTGGCGGAGATATCCTCGCTCTTGAACTGATTAAGCACCACGCCTACTACGTGGGTGTCGGACTGGCCAATATAGTCAACATCTTCAACCCGGAGCGGGTTATCATCGGTGGCGGGTTGTCGAACATGGGTGACTTGTTACTGAAACCTGCCATAGAGGAAGCCGCCCGCCGCGCCTTCAAGCAATCGTTCAAAGCCGTCCGTTTCATGACAGCCGAGCTCGGCGCCGATGCTGGTGTTATCGGTGCCGCGGCACTTGCATGGAAAAATCTTATGTAG
- the uvrA gene encoding excinuclease ABC subunit UvrA: MPLDKIIVKGAREHNLKNIDVTIPRDKLVVITGASGSGKSSLAFDTIYAEGQRRYMESLSAYARQFLGRMEKPDVDYIDGLSPAISIDQKGASRNPRSTVGTTTEIYDYLRLLFARVGHPHCPNCGREISMQAVEQIVDTVKALPEESKIFVLAPLVKDRKGEHQAIFKELRKSGYARVRIDGTTRDLSEDIELDKKKKHKIEVVIDRLVIGQSDTQARLADSIETALKLGDGVVVISIVDGMEYLFSEKFSCADCGISLGEIEPRSFSFNSPHGACPDCTGLGIKMEFDPDMVIPNKKLSLAEGAIHPYQWQTWYFSQLEDVARKHGFSLNVPVERLTPGQVDIVLFGEDGSKIKYKNRFGKTREYSSGFEGVIPRLERLYRDSESEQVRAGIERYMVSTPCPSCGGKRLKPEALSVLMEGKNIAEISALSVVDSLDWVDVLADPNTPLSEREQIIARQILKELKSRLGFLADVGLDYLSIDRASATLSGGEAQRIRLATQIGSGLMGVLYICDEPTVGLHPADDSRLIDTLKRLRNLGNSILVVEHDEAMMRAADWIVDLGPGAGEHGGHVIVSGPLSEVLDCRHSITGAYLSGRKSIPLPDKRRSVLGKELVIRGARQNNLKDIDVHIPLGSLVCIAGVSGSGKSTLVNEILFKKLAQVFSGAREKPGDHDGVDGLEYIDKVIAIDQSPIGRTPRSNPATYTGAFTPIRDLFTTVPEARVRGYNPGRFSFNIKGGRCETCRGEGYIEIEMQFLPDVTVPCEVCRGKRYSREVLDIKFKDMNIAEVLDMTVDHALDFFEHFPSIKFKLKSLHDVGLGYIRLGQPAPTLSGGEAQRIKLASELARRATGHTLYILDEPTTGLSFDDVAALLKVMQRLVASGNSVVVIEHQLDIIKNADWVIDLGPGAGHRGGQIVAVGTPEQVAQVPCSATGVYLKKVLPS, from the coding sequence ATGCCGTTAGATAAGATCATTGTCAAAGGCGCCAGGGAGCATAACCTGAAGAACATAGATGTCACTATCCCTCGGGATAAATTGGTAGTCATCACCGGGGCTTCTGGTTCCGGCAAGTCATCCCTTGCTTTTGACACCATCTATGCGGAGGGCCAGCGCCGCTATATGGAATCCTTGTCGGCTTACGCCCGTCAGTTTCTGGGACGAATGGAAAAGCCGGATGTCGATTACATTGATGGACTGTCGCCCGCCATTTCTATAGACCAGAAAGGCGCATCGAGGAATCCTCGTTCCACGGTCGGTACGACGACCGAGATCTATGACTATCTGCGACTGTTGTTTGCTCGGGTCGGACACCCCCACTGCCCGAACTGTGGTCGGGAGATCTCCATGCAGGCAGTGGAACAGATTGTGGACACTGTGAAAGCCCTCCCGGAAGAGTCGAAGATTTTCGTCCTGGCGCCATTGGTCAAGGACCGCAAAGGCGAACACCAGGCCATCTTCAAAGAACTCAGGAAATCAGGCTACGCCCGTGTCCGAATTGATGGCACGACACGCGATCTATCTGAAGATATCGAACTCGACAAGAAGAAGAAGCACAAGATTGAGGTTGTCATCGACCGGTTAGTTATCGGGCAATCTGACACCCAGGCGCGCTTGGCTGACTCAATTGAAACAGCCTTGAAACTGGGTGATGGTGTCGTCGTTATATCAATCGTCGACGGAATGGAGTATCTCTTCTCTGAGAAGTTCTCTTGCGCTGACTGCGGTATTTCATTGGGTGAAATCGAACCTAGGAGTTTCTCATTCAACTCACCCCATGGCGCCTGCCCCGACTGCACCGGCTTGGGCATCAAGATGGAGTTCGACCCTGACATGGTTATCCCCAACAAAAAACTGTCTCTGGCTGAGGGGGCTATTCATCCCTACCAGTGGCAAACGTGGTACTTTTCGCAACTTGAAGACGTAGCCCGTAAACACGGCTTCAGTTTAAACGTGCCGGTGGAGCGCCTCACGCCTGGGCAGGTAGACATTGTTCTCTTTGGTGAGGACGGCAGCAAAATTAAATACAAAAACCGCTTCGGAAAAACGCGCGAGTATTCCTCCGGATTCGAGGGCGTCATTCCCCGACTTGAGAGGTTATACAGGGATTCGGAATCTGAGCAGGTTCGTGCCGGTATTGAACGGTATATGGTATCGACCCCTTGTCCTTCCTGCGGCGGAAAAAGGTTGAAACCCGAAGCACTTTCGGTGCTAATGGAAGGTAAAAACATTGCCGAAATCTCCGCTCTGTCGGTGGTCGACTCCCTCGATTGGGTTGATGTTCTCGCCGACCCCAACACACCACTCTCGGAGCGCGAACAGATCATCGCCAGGCAGATCTTGAAAGAATTGAAATCACGCCTGGGTTTCCTCGCGGATGTGGGGTTGGATTACCTGTCGATTGACCGGGCTTCAGCGACCCTGTCCGGCGGCGAAGCGCAGCGTATCCGACTGGCAACGCAGATTGGTTCCGGCCTGATGGGCGTACTCTACATCTGCGACGAACCTACGGTAGGTTTGCACCCTGCCGATGACTCCCGTCTCATCGATACTTTGAAGAGGCTTCGCAATCTGGGCAACTCAATACTGGTCGTCGAACATGATGAAGCGATGATGCGAGCCGCAGACTGGATTGTTGACCTTGGCCCAGGAGCCGGCGAGCACGGAGGTCATGTCATCGTCTCCGGGCCCTTGAGCGAGGTGCTGGACTGCCGCCACTCAATCACTGGCGCCTACCTCTCCGGCCGTAAATCAATCCCCTTACCGGACAAGCGGCGATCGGTTCTGGGTAAGGAGTTAGTTATCCGGGGCGCCAGGCAAAACAACTTGAAAGATATCGACGTCCACATCCCGTTAGGAAGTCTGGTGTGCATCGCCGGCGTCTCCGGCTCAGGTAAGAGCACCCTGGTGAACGAGATACTTTTTAAAAAGCTAGCCCAGGTTTTTTCCGGCGCCCGTGAGAAACCCGGCGACCATGACGGCGTCGATGGCCTGGAGTACATCGACAAGGTTATAGCCATAGACCAGTCACCGATCGGTCGTACTCCGCGGTCGAATCCTGCCACCTACACCGGCGCCTTTACACCGATCCGTGATCTTTTTACCACTGTACCAGAGGCGCGAGTGCGTGGTTACAACCCCGGGCGTTTCTCCTTTAACATCAAAGGCGGTCGTTGCGAGACATGCCGGGGAGAGGGCTACATAGAGATCGAAATGCAGTTCCTTCCAGACGTAACCGTGCCATGCGAGGTATGCCGGGGAAAACGCTACTCCCGCGAGGTGCTGGACATCAAGTTCAAAGATATGAATATAGCCGAAGTTCTCGATATGACTGTTGATCACGCCCTTGATTTCTTTGAGCATTTCCCGTCTATCAAGTTCAAGCTCAAAAGCTTGCACGACGTCGGTTTGGGTTACATCAGACTTGGTCAGCCGGCGCCGACACTGTCCGGCGGTGAAGCCCAGCGTATTAAGCTTGCCTCTGAGTTAGCGCGGCGTGCCACTGGGCACACCCTTTACATCCTTGACGAGCCGACTACCGGGCTGTCATTTGATGATGTGGCGGCGTTGCTCAAGGTGATGCAACGGTTGGTGGCATCTGGCAACTCCGTGGTAGTTATCGAACACCAGTTGGATATAATCAAGAATGCTGATTGGGTTATTGACCTTGGACCTGGAGCTGGGCACCGCGGCGGGCAGATTGTTGCAGTGGGTACGCCTGAGCAGGTGGCGCAAGTACCATGCTCAGCTACCGGGGTTTACTTAAAAAAAGTATTGCCATCCTAG
- a CDS encoding MarR family transcriptional regulator translates to MKSILHNKNASTRFQIIVEIASKGPAIEQKDIAAALGITPQAISEYLKHLVSEGLVQVEGRSRYRVTSSGVNWMLSELRDLNNYVNFAEKAVTDITVNAALAENDIDAGQEVGLRMKDGLLTAGNARGAAARGVAFQNGKAGEDVGVTSVKGIIELKPGVVSVAIVPSISGGGSARTNLDALKEFCRGHKHIGAVGIEAYAALRRADIEPRYFYAVQEVAIQAVRYGLEVFIVCISDELPGFIMRLRDSGLEPQVVDLREIKS, encoded by the coding sequence ATGAAAAGCATTTTGCATAACAAAAACGCCTCAACCCGTTTCCAGATCATCGTGGAGATTGCATCGAAAGGGCCGGCAATCGAACAAAAAGACATTGCCGCCGCTTTGGGAATCACCCCCCAAGCTATTTCGGAGTATCTTAAACATTTAGTCTCCGAAGGTCTGGTCCAGGTTGAAGGCCGCTCCCGCTACAGGGTCACGTCTTCCGGCGTCAATTGGATGCTAAGCGAACTGCGTGATCTCAATAATTATGTAAACTTTGCCGAAAAGGCAGTCACCGATATTACCGTCAACGCCGCGTTGGCCGAAAATGACATAGATGCCGGTCAAGAGGTTGGTTTGAGGATGAAAGACGGTCTGCTCACGGCGGGAAACGCCCGCGGCGCCGCAGCTCGCGGGGTTGCTTTTCAGAATGGTAAAGCCGGAGAAGACGTCGGCGTCACTTCAGTAAAAGGCATCATCGAACTTAAACCAGGTGTCGTATCCGTAGCTATTGTGCCTTCGATAAGCGGCGGCGGTTCTGCTAGAACAAACCTTGATGCTTTAAAGGAGTTTTGCCGCGGCCATAAACATATCGGAGCTGTCGGCATCGAGGCTTATGCCGCTCTCAGGCGTGCCGATATAGAACCGAGATATTTTTATGCCGTCCAGGAAGTAGCCATTCAGGCTGTACGCTACGGTCTGGAAGTGTTCATTGTTTGTATTTCCGACGAACTGCCGGGCTTTATAATGCGCCTGAGAGATTCCGGGTTGGAACCTCAGGTAGTTGACCTTCGCGAAATAAAATCTTAA